The following is a genomic window from Microtus pennsylvanicus isolate mMicPen1 chromosome 3, mMicPen1.hap1, whole genome shotgun sequence.
CCTCTATTTGCGAAGATTACATATTGCACAAACTTTCAGGCAGATGAGTGTTTGTTGAGAATGGCATTATTTATGGGGAGTGGTTCCTagaaataagcaaaagaaaaattatatatacacatttaaataaaaatgccagTTACTCAATATTGGTGATAATTACTTGTATAAGAGCATATgtgtaaaatgtatatataagtgtatgtgagtatgtatatgtacatgtgtgataATAATCAAAAAGGAACTTATATAAATATTCCATCACTGATTTACAATTTCAcctatagtttctttttttaaaagcaagcagacttttcttttaaaagatcatCATTGTAATATAACAAAGTGAATAATGACTTTAGACATTGCATGTTATTAAGGTTTGTTTCTTAAAGGTAATTAATTCTTATCATACTTCAAATGCAGTGACAAATTCCATTGTATTTTTGACAAACCAAACTTTCACAAAAATCAGTCATTGTTAATGATATTTAATAATTCTGAATACAAAATAGCCTAGTTCAGTCCTAGTTATAAAAATTGACCATCCAGTAAAATacataatgtcatttttttaatgatgaggtacaaaattcaaaataagaaaaatattgaaaaatagtaAATACTGTTAGAAACATTGACAACTATACAGTAGCCACAATATAGTCAACCATTATCTCTTTGAAGGCAATTCGCACATGAATTTAAAGCTCTTGAATTGGAAATGGAAGAGAGatgatcagagaaaaatgtacagctcaataaaatcaataaaaaaattaaattgaaaaagtTATATAAATAACTGTCTGAAAAGAACAACACTAGTAAAGTTATGAGAAAGTATTAATCTCCCTGGCTTTCCTTGGTCATAGAAGTACATAGATAAATAGGAAACAGAGCTCACTTATGATACAAAATATGCCACCTTTGTCTCTACCTTGCACCAAGATGAAGCAGGATCCACACTCAGAATGAGTGcccattctgaaaaaaaaaaattatttttgtatctccatgtaaaataatacaagaattttgtaaaggaaaaagaagaaataataaacagaaaaacttGCAGAATATAAAAACttatataaatgagaaaaatattgaaaaccaATAAATACTGCTTGAAATATTGACAACTTTAAAGTGGCCACAACTTAGTCAACCATTTTCTCTTTGAATGCAATTCACAAGTATATTAAAGAACTTAATTGGAAATGTTCTATATATTTCtctctgaaaacaacaacaacgaaaacaaGTAGTAAACTATGAGGAATCATTCATCTCCCTGGCTTTGTTTGGTCATAGAAGTACATAGATAAAAAGCTAATAGAGTTTTATTATGATTCAAAATATGTCACCTTGTTATTCTACCTTGTACAAGAATGAAGCTGAATCCACAGAATGAGTCCCCagatcaaaaatattttcttatctccaggtaaaataatgaagaatttttgtgaagaaatgagaagaaaaaatacaCTGGAACACTTGCCAGAATATAAAcgcaaatataaaagaaatgaattaaaatattgaaaacaaggtgagaacaaaaaaatatagagaaaaaaacTCAAATTGTGAATGTGGACTATGGCAGCCCAAGTGCTTCATTCACTATGAGTCTTCTTAGAGATCTCTTTAGAGCAAGCTTGACATCGTTATTCCTAAGACTGTAAATAAAAGGGTTCAGCAGTGGCagcaaaaatgtataaaatatactgAGAAGTTTCCCCTGATCCACAGACTCATCAGATGATGTTTTGATATGTGTAAGCATACCCAATCCATAGAATAGGGCCACAGTGATTATGTGAGAACTACAAGTGCTCATGGCTTTGTACAAACCCTTACCTGATGACAACTGAGTGATATTAAAAAGAATCAAAGCATAGGACATTAAGATGACAGTACTGGATGCAAGGACGACTGTGCCTATAACAACAGAACTCACAAGCTCATTGGCATAGGTGCTGCTACAGGAAAGCTGGAGAAGGGGAAAGATATCACACAGGTAGTGGTTGATGATGTTAGAATCACAAAATTTGAGCCTGGTCATAAACCCTGTGTGTACAGTGGCACCAGCAAATCCCATGAAGTATGAACCAAACATCATCAGGGAACATGTCCTAGGAGACATGAGTACTATGTACAACAGAGGTTGACAGATGGCTACGTAGCGATCATAAGCCATGGCTGTCAACACATAGCACTCAGAGTTGgcaaaaaagcagaagaaaaacagcTGAGTCATGCATCCTCTAAAGGAGATGATGTTCTTCTCTGAAACAAAACTCATTAGTGTTTTGGGAGTAAAGACAAAGGAATAACATAAGTCAATAAAGGacaagttaaagagaaaaaagtacatgggggTCTGCAGGTTTGAATTTAGGAAAATGAGACTCATTAAACTCAAGTTCCCCACCACAGTGGCTGTGTGATTCACCAGAAACAGGATGAAGAGTGGTAGCTGGAGCTCAGGTTGGTCTGTCAATCCTGTGAGAATGAATTCGGTCACTGAAGAGTCATTCTTCATAGCCATTTTTGTCACAGCAGATCTGGAGAAACATTAGTAAAGGGTCACATTAAACAATGAACTCTGTCACTTACTACAAAGGGACAGCTAGAGCCAGTTGTTAGAAGTTCAGGGTTGTCTGAAGTCACTAGGCAAAGCATTCAGAGAACATTGCTACTCAatctgagaattctgtttattcTTTTCCTATTTATGATGAGCATCTACTATGATTAAACACTGGCACAGCTCCAAAGTTTTTAAGCAACCATTTTCTCCTGTCTTTTTAAGCTTCTTTAAGGATTAAGGgcaaaaggagaaataaaatatcaatgTCTCCTAAACAGATAATTTATATAGATTAGAGTTTTAGGGAATGTTACCAAGAAAAagatgatttctctctctctctctctctctctctctctctctctctctctctctctctctctctctctccctccctccctccctccctccctcccttccttttttgtcCTAAATATGTCAGTGCCATTGTACCACACAAGACCTTTCACACCAatatcctaaggagtttaagttTCTGACAATGAAGAGTTGCTAGTTATCAATACAAAAAGGCTCGAATCTCCTAAAATATCTATGCCAGTGATATGAcatgatttaaatttaagaatttcttttcaaagttctttttacttccttaagaaaaataatctcattTGCATCCAATACATCATTTCATTCGATTGAGGCTCTTATAACCTggaattattgaaaaaaatgtattagtCAGGTTTCTTTATTGTCACAGGACTTATGGCATGAATATATACTATccattatgatatatatatatattataattatgaatactataatatataaaatgtaagtgTTTCTATGAAATTTAAAGGCAATTTAATGGAATGACTTACAAATTGTTCAAAGAACAATAATCTAGTAGTTTCTCAGTCAAGGCTATGTGTCTCAGCTAATCTGTGGGATTCAGAGAAGTATAGACAATTTTCTCTCCTGATGATAACTTCCAGGTTGAGTAAGTTTCCACCTTAAGAGTAGAAATAACAGAACCTGTGTTTATATCATGTAGCAAGAATACAAATACTCTTTCTTTTGAGACTCAAAGTCCTGCTTAGTTTGTAATTCCCCAACCAGAATACCTAGTTCCCTGAGCCGGGTATTGGGTTGTTCCCTTCAGAATTCTACTCATTATGCCCTGCACAAATTGGCAAGAGAAAAAGCCAGGGACCTACTCACCTGTCATTTCTAGTAATTATCTACAAGCCTTGCAATTGCATCAGCAATGATTATATAAACtttctacaagaaaaaaaaagttttggaaCAAAACATTTAAGGAAAGAAGGACTATTCACCTCTCATATAACCTTCAAAGCATTCCCATGATAATCTACTATTTCTATTGACGTCAGAGTCAGCCAAAGTGGTATAAACAGATTACTGAATActcaaaatatttatgaaataaaagttACACAAACTCTTCAGGTATCTTAAAATTTCCCACCTAAGCCACACATACATGGAGCATCTGAGGAAACATTCGAAGTGTGTTTATAAGTAGTCTGTAAAAGTATACATTGTGTACTCAAAAGAAATCACTAAGTCCTTAACAAAATCTTGTATATTGACTAAAATGTTGTGAATTGTAGtaaaaaagagagacaaataCCAAAACTTTTTCTGAACATATGTCACTGCAAGTTTGACTGAAAATCATATAACAAAGTTGGAAGAATGATGAATATGCTCAAGTATAGTCCACTAAAATTTATCTTCAGGTCAATAATTGAGGAACTTTTCTAATACTTTCTAATATCTTTAATTAATGGCTTATCAAGTCAGAAGAAATATGTACAATATTGATTTCAGAACAAAAGCAAAGTGGTgatatttctctcttctttaaaaatttttttacctgatCATCttataattttcccttttttaaagaccatctaagaaacagaaaagagactaAAATTGTTTAAACACAATCTAAATAAACAGATATGCTTGAGATTTAATTTGAGGACTTTCTATACTACTCAGTTCCATGCTATTAATATCTAAAGATGGAAGAAAGATATCTCtgatagaaaaagtaaaaattattacATGTTTCCATGGATGTGATGGCTTAAATAATATAacactgggttttttgtttgtttgtttgtttacttcctcatatataaaattttgttcAAATGTTAAACTAATTTAAATTTAGTAAACAAAAGATCTTTCAAATGAATTGTGTGCAGGAAGACCATTACAACATGAGGTTTATTTCAAAGATCATAGATCACAACTCTCCAAATATCAGAAGGTCCAAACAAAAGAGCTACTACATCAGTATTTCTTCATCcaaaaactctttaaaatgtcACAGGCTTGGGATTCACTGAATTCCAATAACATCTTCACAGTAGAACACAGTGTTTCACAGTAGGTACAGATTATATTAACCATTCATGAGACATGCACACACTGCTACTACTGAGGTCACACTATGTGATAATTATTTAGAAATCCAAATTCAGCTCCAGAACATGCAATTCTCTGGATGAACTTTAAGTTATACACTAAAATCAGCAGCTGTTGAAATAATCAGACTATTATCTATTATTTTTCAATTGAGACTACAAAATTTACATAAACAAGAGAGATTAATTTAATATCACAATACCCATAATATATACCTAAAGTGATCAACTACATTACACAATAGGTATATAAGATTTTATTATTCAGATATACATTTGTGTGAGTCTACAGAATTGTTATTTACTGATTCTTTCTGGAAATATTCACCTCTCACTATCTCTGTTATTTGTAAATTCTAGTGTTTCATTAAATTCCATGAAGAGAAGAGATGAAGTATGCACTAAATTATAAAATGTGATCTCTAGTAAACTATGTACTCCATGAAGCATATGTGTTGTTGATCTCATGGCTAAGCATCCTGACATTCATTCTGATACACAACCCATCGTTTCTAAAGACAACCCTCAACAGAAGAAAACCAGTAGGAAGGTTTTTCTCCATCATTCAAGTTCAGAAGTAAAACTGGGTGCAGACATGGCTGATCCTCAAACAGAGAAACTTCTCAATCTCTtttctggctttgaacttctctGATATCTATGATCTACTGTAAGAATAACAATTAAAGGGATTAtctaaaacatgtttttataCTCCAGTGTATAGACCAACATAAGGTTTAATTATCTCTTTGTAGTATTCATACTCCCTCCTGCTTTGCAGAAATCCACATTGAGCATCTGTTGGTAGATGTTTATACATCTTAACTCATTTGTACAGTTGAACTTCATTCTAAAGTCAAAGCCTTGCAAAAGTCTTAAAATGTGGTCTCTAAGCattatatgggggggggggggaatggtaTAAGCAATTCACCAAGTGGATGAAGTTGCCAATTGCTGAAGTTGTGTTATCTGAGGAAATGATCTACCACAGTATAGAATCATAAAAGCTGTAAAGTGTCAATCTTGCTTTACGCTTAGCTCAGGACCCTTGCCAATTTATGCACAGAGCTTCATGTCTCCCCAGCCAGTTTTATGACATGAGTCTTGGCCAGTGTCAGCTTTCATGTCCCAAATAATTTTTTGCGGTGAAAGCTGGGAATGGTTGGGTCATCATAACACACTCAAATCCTGCAGAGACACATGTATCAGGCTGCAGAAGTGGTCAAATGTTCTCTTCCTCTATTAGAGTCATTCTGAACAACTTTTAGCTCTCTGTGTCACTTCACAATTCTCTTTGTTTCATTCTATATGTTCCTTTATTGGATACATATTTTGTTTAAAACTAGGACTTGTATTACTAACTATATAACCAAAGACAAGTCaaatacagtaaaaagaaaagaagaattatATTAACCCTCTGTGTAAGAACATTAAACAATGCACAAACTTTCAATTAGAGTTTTGTTTGTACTGACATGATTTGTAAGGTGGGGTTCCTGGAaatgagcaaaagaaaaaagtatatgtacaatttaaataaaaatttcagttaCTCAAATATCTGTGCCATAgcacatatatatgaacatatatttaAGATGTATACATAGATatttgtgagcatgtgtatgtacatcaTGGTAAGAATTAAACAGGAGCTTATATAAGTACTCCATTACTGGGTTGTAATATcatgtctagtttcttttttctgtaagTAAGtagacttttctttaaaaatatcatcttTGTTATATAAGAAAGTAAATCATGACTTtagatatttcatattatttatttgtgttaatTAAAAGTAAGTAGTTCTTATCAATAGTGGAATGGCAAATTCCATTGTATTCATGACAAACTACATTTAAACAACAATCACTGTCAttgttaataatatttaaaagttcTGAAAAAAATAACCTAATTCAGTCTTCAATAATTATAAAAACTGACAATTACTCCATAAAAGCACATAATGTCATTTTGTAATAATGAGGTGAAAAAtccaaaattagaaaaatattgaaaaacagTAAATAGTGCTAGGAACATTGACAACTTTACTATGGCCACAAATTAGTTAATCATTCTCTTTTTGAATGCAATTCACAAGTGTACTAAAGGAACTAAAATTGGAAATGTTCTACAAAATTACTTCTGAAATGACCAACAGTAGTACACTTATTAGAAAGCACTCATCTCCCTGAATTTACTTAGTCATAGAAGTACAAAGGTAAAAAGGAAATAGAGTTCTCTTACGATAGAAAATATGCCACCTTGTGACTCTACCATGTAAAAAGGTGAAGCTGGATCCACATTCAGAATGAGTCTCCagatcaaatatattttcttatcacCAAGTAAAATAATCAAGAATTTTTGTGAAGGAATGAGTAGAAATAATACATTGAAAACCTTGCAAGAATACAAAATCAGAGATGAGAGGGAAAATGAGACTATTGAAAAGAAggtgagaacaaaacaaaatggcgaAAAAGACTCATTTAGAAATGCGGATTACGGCAGCCCCAGTGCTTCATTCACTTTAGTCTCCTTAGAGATCTCCTTAGAGCAACTTTGACATCCTTGTTCCTGAGACTGTAAATAAAAGGGTTCAGCAATGGAAgcaaaaatgtacaaaatacaCTGAGAATTTTCCCCTCAACCACAGATTTTTCAGATGTTTTGATATGTGTAAGCATACCCAATCCATAGAATAGGGCCACAGTGATTATGTGAGAACTACAAGTGCTCATGGCTTTGTACAAACCCTTACCGGATGACAACTGAGTGATATTAAAAAGAATCAAAGCATAGGACATTAAGATGACAGTACTGGATGCAAGGACGACTGTGCCTATAACAACAGAACTCACAAGCTCATTGGCATAGGTGCTGCTACAGGAAAGCTGGAGAAGGGGAAAGATATCACACAGGTAGTGGTTGATGATGTTAGAA
Proteins encoded in this region:
- the LOC142847191 gene encoding olfactory receptor 8C8-like, whose product is MAMKNDSSVTEFILTGLTDQPELQLPLFILFLVNHTATVVGNLSLMSLIFLNSNLQTPMYFFLFNLSFIDLCYSFVFTPKTLMSFVSEKNIISFRGCMTQLFFFCFFANSECYVLTAMAYDRYVAICQPLLYIVLMSPRTCSLMMFGSYFMGFAGATVHTGFMTRLKFCDSNIINHYLCDIFPLLQLSCSSTYANELVSSVVIGTVVLASSTVILMSYALILFNITQLSSGKGLYKAMSTCSSHIITVALFYGLGMLTHIKTSSDESVDQGKLLSIFYTFLLPLLNPFIYSLRNNDVKLALKRSLRRLIVNEALGLP